A single region of the Brachypodium distachyon strain Bd21 chromosome 3, Brachypodium_distachyon_v3.0, whole genome shotgun sequence genome encodes:
- the LOC100845401 gene encoding transcription factor GTE4: protein MSRWAPEIKVYSRRHPSKNPKPPPDPSPNPNPPPDPSPNPNSNPLAETLASIRRSIRRSEPEGAAPRPDPAAPTPPSPPPPASAPDGDPTAAASNDFPSRDGGAVPNGHADIQAAAEEKAWKRRERSDLRRQLASELDQVRVLSKRLKAAGEALAVEAASTPLPLAVVRPPPLLSSGYAHPQFSGTDALTPIPAQATSAVPPVRSFLPRRPLIVPEVHMESFEKEKRTPKANQLYQNSEFLLAKDRIPASDSHGRKKTKHHKKKHRSSADAGYNSEQRLYSHAFKKSSSLLSRLMKHKFGWVFNKPVDPVALGLHDYFAIIKHPMDLGTIKAQLTRGQYRNPKEFADDVRLTFHNAMTYNPKGQDVHFMAEQLLGIFEAQWPEIQAEVEYLASCPPLPKKFPPPPIDLRLLERSDSLKHHMALDSKSRPLSHTPTYSVRTPSLKKPKAKDLDKRDMTIDEKRKLSNNLQNLPPEKLDIVVQIIKNKNLSVRQHDDEIEVEIDSMDAETLWELDRFVANFKKNLSKQKRKAERAMLARQDAELRALHAAQHQQTSQQPPNIGEKSPKLSKTDLMASEQLATSVPDQNNNNGPNASRSSSSSSSSSDSDSSSSDSDSDSSSTDGSNAANSS from the exons ATGTCCCGGTGGGCGCCGGAGATCAAGGTCTATAGCCGCAGGCACCCCAGCAAAAACCCTAAACCCCCTCCAGACCCTAGCCCCAATCCTAATCCCCCTCCAGACCCTAGCCCAAATCCTAATTCGAATCCCCTTGCGGAAACCCTAGCTTCGATTCGCCGGTCGATTCGTCGCTCGGAGCCTGAGGGTGCTGCGCCGCGGCCCGATCCGGCCGCACCGACtcccccctctcctcctcctcccgcatcGGCGCCGGATGGGGACCcgactgccgccgcctccaacgATTTCCCCTCCCGGGATGGGGGCGCCGTCCCCAACGGCCACGCGGACATCCAGGCGGCCGCTGAGGAGAAGGCCTGGAAGCGCAGGGAGCGGAGCGACCTGCGTCGGCAGCTCGCGTCGGAGCTCGACCAGGTACGCGTGCTCTCCAAGCGGCTGAAGGCAGCTGGTGAGGCCTTGGCAGTTGAGGCGGCCTCGACTCCCCTGCCTTTGGCTGTggtgcggccgccgcctctgctTTCTTCTGGGTATGCACACCCACAGTTCTCAGGTACCGATGCTCTGACACCAATACCGGCCCAGGCCACTTCTGCGGTTCCTCCTGTCCGCTCGTTCCTGCCTCGCCGCCCGCTAATTGTACCAGAAGTTCACATGGAATCCTTTGAGAAGGAGAAGCGGACACCAAAGGCGAACCAGCTATACCAAAATTCAGAATTTTTGCTTGCCAAGGATAGGATACCCGCATCAGATTCACATGGTCGGAAGAAAACCAAGCACCACAAGAAGAAACACCGTTCCTCGGCGGACGCCGGTTACAACTCTGAACAGCGACTGTACTCGCATGCATTTAAGAAGTCCTCGTCACTGCTGTCCCGACTAATGAAGCACAAATTTGGTTGGGTGTTTAATAAGCCTGTGGATCCTGTTGCACTTGGTTTGCATGACTATTTTGCCATCATTAAGCACCCAATGGATCTTGGCACTATAAAAGCGCAACTTACCCGTGGGCAGTACAGGAATCCAAAGGAGTTTGCTGATGATGTACGGCTAACGTTCCACAATGCCATGACGTATAATCCCAAGGGTCAGGACGTGCATTTCATGGCTGAGCAGTTGTTAGGAATCTTTGAGGCTCAGTGGCCTGAGATTCAGGCTGAAGTTGAGTACCTTGCTTCGTGTCCACCGCTGCCGAAGAAATTCCCACCTCCCCCGATTGACTTGCGCTTGCTTGAGAGGTCGGATTCCCTAAAGCACCATATGGCACTGGATTCCAAGTCAAGGCCGTTAAGTCATACTCCAACTTATAGTGTACGGACTCCATCGTTGAAGAAGCCAAAGGCAAAGGATCTGGATAAGAGAGATATGACAATAGATGAGAAGCGTAAACTTAGCAATAACCTTCAGAACCTGCCTCCAGAAAAGCTTGACATTGTTGTTCAGATCATTAAGAACAAGAATCTTTCAGTTAGGCAGCATGATGATGAGATTGAGGTCGAAATTGATAGCATGGATGCAGAGACGCTTTGGGAACTCGATAGATTTGTGGCTAACTTCAAGAAGAACCTGAGCAAGCAAAAGAGGAAGGCTGAGCGTGCGATGCTTGCAAGGCAAGATGCAGAGTTGCGTGCGCTACATGCTGCACAACATCAACAAACA AGTCAACAACCACCTAATATTGGCGAAAAATCCCCAAAGCTAAGCAAGACAG ATTTGATGGCGAGTGAGCAATTAGCAACTTCTGTGCCAgaccaaaataataataatggaCCAAATGCCAGTAGATCCAGCAGCTCCAGCAGCTCCAGCAGTGATTCAGATTCCTCTTCTAGTG ACTCGGACAGTGATAGCTCTTCTACGGATGGATCGAATGCTGCCAATTCATCTTGA
- the LOC100843674 gene encoding GDSL esterase/lipase At5g45910 yields MGGCAVLAVLALVLAAAAGSADAGKGVAKGKYRALFNFGDSLADAGNLIANGVPEILATARLPYGQTYFGKPTGRCSDGRLVIDHLAQEFGLPLLPPSKLNRSDLTHGANFAITGATALDTPYFEARGLGAVVWNSGALMTQIQWFRDLKPFFCNSTKEECKEFYANSLFVVGEFGGNDYNAPLFAGKGLTEAYKFMPDVIQGISDGVEALIAEGAVDLIVPGVMPTGCFPVYLNMLDMPAHEYGSRSGCIRQYNTFSWVHNAHLKSALEKLRPKYPNVRIIYGDYYTPVVQFMLHPEKFGFYKQLPRACCGAPGSVAKAAYNFNVTAKCGEPGATACADPTTHWSWDGIHLTEAAYGHIAKGWLYGPFADQPIVQSS; encoded by the exons ATGGGCGGATGCGCGGTTCTTGCCGTTTTGGCGCTGGttcttgcggcggcggccgggagcGCCGACGCGGGCAAGGGGGTGGCCAAGGGGAAGTACCGAGCACTGTTCAACTTcggggactcgctggccgACGCCGGCAACCTCATCGCGAACGGCGTCCCGGAGATCCTCGCCACCGCGCGGCTGCCTTACGGCCAGACCTACTTCGGCAAGCCCACCGGCCGGTGCTCCGACGGCCGCCTCGTCATCGACCACCTTG CGCAAGAATTcgggctgccgctgctgccgccgtccaAGCTCAATCGCTCGGACTTGACGCACGGGGCCAACTTTGCCATCACCGGCGCCACGGCGCTCGACACGCCCTACTTCGAGGCTAGGGGGCTCGGTGCTGTCGTCTGGAACTCCGGCGCCCTCATGACCCAAATCCAGTGGTTCCGCGATCTCAAGCCCTTCTTCTGCAACTCCACCAAGG AGGAATGCAAGGAGTTCTATGCAAACTCACTGTTTGTTGTTGGGGAGTTTGGTGGCAACGACTACAATGCACCTCTGTTTGCTGGGAAGGGCCTTACGGAGGCCTACAAGTTCATGCCGGATGTCATCCAGGGTATCTCTGATGGTGTGGAG GCATTGATCGCTGAGGGCGCTGTGGATCTTATTGTGCCAGGAGTGATGCCCACCGGGTGCTTTCCCGTGTACTTGAACATGCTTGATATGCCAGCACATGAGTATGGCTCCCGAAGCGGGTGCATCCGTCAGTACAACACGTTCTCATGGGTGCACAATGCACACCTGAAGAGTGCACTAGAGAAGCTCCGACCCAAGTACCCCAATGTGCGGATCATATACGGCGACTACTACACACCAGTTGTCCAGTTCATGCTTCATCCTGAGAAGTTTG GATTTTACAAGCAGCTACCTAGGGCATGCTGTGGGGCTCCTGGGTCTGTTGCCAAAGCCGCTTACAACTTCAATGTCACAGCCAAATGTGGCGAGCCTGGTGCTACTGCTTGTGCTGATCCAACGACCCATTGGAGCTGGGACGGTATTCACTTGACGGAGGCTGCTTATGGTCATATCGCCAAGGGTTGGTTATATGGCCCTTTCGCGGATCAACCTATTGTCCAGTCTTCGTGA
- the LOC100835641 gene encoding embryonic protein DC-8 gives MPSPRVQMGTASQVRCLRVSSTAYPMLSTCQHASTRVTLSDSVCRVNLEPIRNEPLICDNLSVRRSGRLPIKKNRHSHSQSITATPLIIYSGNQPAARAFQAPRPSPATMASQQQSRKDATSKQEQQEGRGQAAASLGEIGKFRAEAQQNSADSIRAAQERYGKANQAAHGEQGAKGTPAAAVTVTQAPGATVIAVQETSPGAAAQHGHGNKAAAAAAGQHQHAPAGATMASSRGAAAGGGGGGEKQHATKLQEESRRQGHEEIARRHGEEKKDYSASRGADQKQQHGTKQESHQHQGRGHGETGRHGHGETGRHGHGVGEEHKAARAAEGGLHDKASKDTTSGRGAKDALGSAGDYAAAKGAGAKDTAAHGAQATADTTKEATATAADYAKQAATKAKEVTLTAGETAAEYAKTAAEKAKEAALAAGKTTAEYTQQAAVKGKDVTVSTGQTAAEYTKTAAEKAKEAALAAGRTTAGYTQQAAVKAKDATLSTSAQVAQKTKEVTADTAQKVSEYAREKAEQGRAAAAQAEEKAKEAKARAADQAEEPKGYDDRSNAQGGMKGSAAQTADKTKDAAGDMGNKAGGMASQAVDKAKDATGAVAQKASDTAAYIRDTAMEATGGVVQKSKEVASQTQQKAGEAKNRVADSGKNTTGGGGGGTRAMAKGEGAEGEEDTTIVGDVLEAVGATVYGIAQHTKGIVAGEEELIPGQGEAAEKVVGGAKEGREYKPE, from the exons ATGCCCAGCCCACGCGTGCAGATGGGCACGGCCTCTCAGGTGAGGTGCCTTCGTGTCTCCTCCACGGCATACCCTATGCTAAGCACGTGTCAGCATGCCTCCACACGTGTCACCCTGTCAGATTCCGTCTGCCGCGTCAACCTCGAACCGATCCGAAACGAGCCGCTTATCTGCGACAATTTAAGCGTGCGCCGCAGTGGTCGTCTCCCGATCAAGAAGAACAGGCACAGCCACTCACAGTCGATCACTGCTACACCATTGATCATATACTCTGGTAACCAACCAGCAGCTCGAGCTTTCCAGGCTCCACGCCCCTCGCCTGCAACAATGGCGTCGCAGCAGCAGAGCCGCAAGGATGCCACGTCGAAGCAAGAGCAGCAGGAAGGCCGCGGCCAAGCGGCTGCCAGCTTGGGGGAGATCGGGAAGTTCCGCGCCGAGGCGCAGCAGAACTCGGCGGACTCCATCCGCGCCGCGCAGGAGCGGTACGGCAAGGCTAACCAGGCGGCGCACGGGGAGCAGGGAGCCAAGGGgacgcccgcggcggcggtgaccgTGACCCAAGCGCCCGGCGCCACGGTGATCGCGGTTCAGGAGACGAGCCCGGGTGCCGCTGCGCAGCACGGGCACGGCAacaaggctgctgctgctgcggctggtCAGCATCAGCACGCGCCGGCAGGCGCCACGATGGCTTCGTCTCGTGGCGCCGCagccggtggtggtggtggtggtgagaAGCAGCACGCCACGAAGCTGCAGGAGGAGAGCCGCCGCCAAGGCCATGAGGAGATCGCGAGGCGCCAcggcgaggagaagaaggattATTCGGCATCTCGGGGTGCTGatcagaagcagcagcacggcACGAAGCAGGAGAGCCACCAGCACCAAGGACGTGGCCACGGGGAGACAGGGAGGCACGGCCACGGGGAGACAGGGAGGCACGgccacggcgtcggcgaggagcacaaggccgcccgcgccgctgaGGGCGGCCTGCACGACAAGGCAAGCAAAGACACGACATCCGGGCGCGGCGCGAAGGACGCGCTCGGCTCCGCCGGAGACTACGCCGCGGCCAAGGGTGCCGGAGCCAAGGACACGGCCGCGCACGGCGCCCAGGCCACGGCGGACACCACCAAGGAGGCCACGGCAACAGCTGCGGACTACGCCAAACAAGCCGCAACGAAGGCGAAAGAGGTCACGCTCACCGCGGGCGAGACGGCTGCGGAGTACGCCAAGACGGCGGCCGAGAAGGCCAAGGAAGCCGCGCTGGCGGCCGGCAAGACGACGGCCGAGTACAcgcagcaggcggcggtgAAAGGCAAGGACGTGACCGTGAGCACGGGCCAGACGGCCGCGGAGTACACCAAGACGGCGGCCGAGAAAGCCAAGGAAGCcgcgctggcggcgggcaGGACGACGGCCGGGTACAcgcagcaggcggcggtgAAGGCCAAGGACGCGACGCTGTCCACGAGCGCGCAGGTGGCGCAGAAGACCAAGGAGGTCACGGCGGACACCGCGCAGAAGGTGTCGGAGTACGCCAGGGAGAAGGCCGAGCAAgggcgggccgcggcggcccaggccgaggagaaggccaaggaggccaaggcccgcgccgccgaccaGGCGGAGGAGCCCAAAGGCTACGACGACAGGAGCAACGCGCAGGGCGGCATGAAGGGCTCGGCTGCACAGACGGCGGACAAGACCAAGGACGCAGCCGGGGACATGGGGAACAAGGCCGGCGGCATGGCTTCCCAGGCCGTGGACAAGGCGAAGGACGCCACGGGGGCCGTGGCGCAGAAGGCCAGTGACACGGCTGCGTACATCAGGGACACGGCCATGGAAGCGACGGGAGGCGTCGTGCAGAAGTCCAAGGAGGTCGCCTCGCAGACGCAGCAGAAGGCAGGGGAAGCGAAGAACAGGGTGGCGGACTCCGGCAAGAATACcactggcggcggcggcggcggcacgaggGCGATGGCTAAG GGTGAAGGAgccgaaggagaagaggaCACGACGATAGTGGGCGACGTCCTGGAGGCGGTGGGCGCGACCGTGTATGGGATAGCGCAGCACACCAAGGGGATCGTCGCCGGCGAAGAGGAGCTCATCCCCGGCCaaggagaggcggcggagaaggtGGTCGGAGGAGCGAAGGAAGGCAGGGAGTACAAGCCTGAGTGA
- the LOC100823783 gene encoding probable inactive dual specificity protein phosphatase-like At4g18593 isoform X1, whose protein sequence is MRVKQMETNQAPGFGVEQKSGPDNAVEADIIPGKQAVEVLGSEVNQKFAEMCLDTAVETDIISEEQADLEARLEINQKFGEIRLGPCVEAGSNPENQANPETRSLVDQKLAENGQDIVMEADVNPEEQAANAGVIYRCKKCRRMVATQEYVVTHEVGLGERSFSRHNSYHVDEKEPECTRCIFVEPMKWMQAVEEGYILNKLWCMGCKTRLGSFNWAGMQCGCGAWVIPAFQLIKSRIDESQI, encoded by the exons ATGCG TGTAAAGCAGATGGAAACGAATCAGGCACCAGGATTTGGCGTTGAACAGAAATCAGGACCAGACAATGCTGTTGAAGCTGACATTATCCCAGGAAAGCAAGCtgttgaggtcctaggatcaGAGGTTAATCAAAAGTTTGCGGAAATGTGCTTAGATACTGCTGTGGAAACTGACATTATCTCAGAAGAGCAAGCTGATCTTGAGGCAAGGTTGGAAATTAATCAAAAGTTTGGGGAAATACGCCTAGGCCCTTGTGTAGAAGCTGGCAGTAACCCAGAAAATCAAGCTAATCCTGAGACGAGATCGTTGGTTGATCAAAAGCTTGCAGAGAATGGTCAGGACATAGTCATGGAAGCTGATGTTAACCCAGAAGAGCAAGCTGCTAACGCAGGTGTTATTTACCGCTGCAAAAAATGTCGAAGGATGGTAGCAACACAAGAGTATGTTGTTACGCACGAAGTAGGCCTAGGCGAGAGATCCTTCTCAAGGCACAACAGCTACCATGTGGACGAGAAGGAGCCTGAATGTACCAGGTGCATCTTTGTGGAGCCCATGAAGTGGATGCAAGCTG TGGAAGAGGGGTACATTTTGAACAAGCTTTGGTGCATGGGATGCAAAACCCGGCTGGGATCGTTCAACTGGGCAGGGATGCAGTGCGGCTGCGGAGCCTGGGTGATCCCGGCTTTCCAGCTGATCAAGAGCAGGATTGACGAGTCCCAGATTTAA
- the LOC100823783 gene encoding probable inactive dual specificity protein phosphatase-like At4g18593 isoform X2 — METNQAPGFGVEQKSGPDNAVEADIIPGKQAVEVLGSEVNQKFAEMCLDTAVETDIISEEQADLEARLEINQKFGEIRLGPCVEAGSNPENQANPETRSLVDQKLAENGQDIVMEADVNPEEQAANAGVIYRCKKCRRMVATQEYVVTHEVGLGERSFSRHNSYHVDEKEPECTRCIFVEPMKWMQAVEEGYILNKLWCMGCKTRLGSFNWAGMQCGCGAWVIPAFQLIKSRIDESQI, encoded by the exons ATGGAAACGAATCAGGCACCAGGATTTGGCGTTGAACAGAAATCAGGACCAGACAATGCTGTTGAAGCTGACATTATCCCAGGAAAGCAAGCtgttgaggtcctaggatcaGAGGTTAATCAAAAGTTTGCGGAAATGTGCTTAGATACTGCTGTGGAAACTGACATTATCTCAGAAGAGCAAGCTGATCTTGAGGCAAGGTTGGAAATTAATCAAAAGTTTGGGGAAATACGCCTAGGCCCTTGTGTAGAAGCTGGCAGTAACCCAGAAAATCAAGCTAATCCTGAGACGAGATCGTTGGTTGATCAAAAGCTTGCAGAGAATGGTCAGGACATAGTCATGGAAGCTGATGTTAACCCAGAAGAGCAAGCTGCTAACGCAGGTGTTATTTACCGCTGCAAAAAATGTCGAAGGATGGTAGCAACACAAGAGTATGTTGTTACGCACGAAGTAGGCCTAGGCGAGAGATCCTTCTCAAGGCACAACAGCTACCATGTGGACGAGAAGGAGCCTGAATGTACCAGGTGCATCTTTGTGGAGCCCATGAAGTGGATGCAAGCTG TGGAAGAGGGGTACATTTTGAACAAGCTTTGGTGCATGGGATGCAAAACCCGGCTGGGATCGTTCAACTGGGCAGGGATGCAGTGCGGCTGCGGAGCCTGGGTGATCCCGGCTTTCCAGCTGATCAAGAGCAGGATTGACGAGTCCCAGATTTAA